TGGATGAGTAACATTCAATTAAGCCGAAACATTTTCTTTGCCGACTCCATGAGAAGAGGTGGGATGTTACACTCAAACGTAGAAGTTTTACAAGAGTTAGCTGCGCTGCCccaaacattttctttctaCCCGTCGGATTAAAGACTGCGCTTGGCAAGACCTTATTCAACAATTTACATTTTTAGActaaaataacaaagaaattgACATTCATATAAAAactctttcttttgtttataaacaaaaagattAATATCATATTAACAAGTAACAATTTTCTTTCACTGGTGAAAACTATTTGACCGAAAAGTGTAAGTGTGGCCGTTGTTCATGCCTTGTCAACAGCTGTGTTCTCGCAAGTCGATAAAGTTGTATATTGTATCAGCTTAGATCGCATCGGTTGGCACCTAGGCATTAGCCATTACTTCAACTCACATTTGATCCAATGATTTTTTCTCAGAAGTGTTCCAGGATGCCGTTGTTGTAGGAAACGTTATTCTTGCTATTTTGTTTGCCATTGACTGCATCGTCCCTGGTCAGAGTTGAGATGGACAATGTCTGAGAGCTACAATCACCGCTCAAGGCCAATGTTTGCGTCGTGGCGTCTAAGGCAATCACTAAAGGGCGCCCAGTGATATCTGGACCAGATGAATTCGACAGCTGGTGATTTTGTAGCTCTGGTGGTTTATTTTGGTTCTGAGCGTCTGATGTGACTTGTGGGTTCAAAGGTCGGCGGTAATAGAAGACATTATAAAGTGTCACCAAAAACATCTGGACGCAGTACATTGAGTTTTCATAAACTGAAAATAACGAGAAAACAAATGGACTTCAAATAGCAAAGAAATAAATCATTAGCTTACATCTGAACATTGGGGATTGAGTTGAAAACCATGGTTTAATCAACCGATTTGTTTAAATTCAGAATGTGTAAAGTACTCAGCTCTTGATGTAATACGttataaattaaaatcaaatggCCATTTGTTGCAACTGAACGTACAATTTTTAGCTCACAGCATTTCAAAAAAGGAATCAACTTATCAgtacctttctttttttttttattacaaagcttgtatcaactcactctgtctgtctggtcaaaaagtgtgtgcacgttatttctcccacaccctatcacgaatcaagttgaaacttcgcacaactATTCATTGAAATAGACAGGACATGaatataatttttgaaaagtaatcaattagtcaattacttATTGATAATTAGTGTTTTTgcttgataccaaacaaaaggaaaccaatccttcagtattcacatatatggctagaTTAGTTGGGTTTAGTCACATTGAATAAtttttaacgctatttctctctTACGCATTCTCTAATCaaattgatactttaaacaattatttatagtacctaacaatacatgaatcatttttgtttaaatacccAATTTTGTCAATTTATTAACTACTGCACCATGTATCGAAtatgggaaataacttgtactatgattattgatagatatagttttcagggcagagttcttcccctttatacaggctttgttttgttttttaaaggattttttatatgttgcttgtttaaaaaatggcttttttttctgttagcttttgctttaaattttaaGTGCCTTAATAAGACAAGATAAAGAAGATACATTTTCTAACAATCAGAATGTTAAGCAGCTTTGAGTATATTTTTCAAGACTCTAAATTGTCTAAATGTTAAaactcaaaaataattagatctacaaATAGACAcagaaaatgtagatctatacaaaAAATAGAGTATTATAAAGTTCAAGGGAAAAAATTTAATGAGTGCGGAAATACCCGTAGACATAAGTATGTTcatgataaatattttctagttctctagccaaatttaaatgtatttcttttatactttgaaaaattataacggtcaaacaagGGTTTTACCAGTGtggctagtaattcttttcccaacgatataaaccaattttcaaatttctaggaatatGGTTAAAGCCTTTTTCGAGACCCATGTCCAGACGGGTTTTTGAGTTTTGAGCCCACACGGTTTAGTTGCCACAAAGGTCTGAGTTGAACAgaaaaggtatttttaaaaaaccggCAACAATAGAGTAAAGTTCTTTACAATTTCTCATAGTTCGTCCTGACAAACATTGCCGGAATTCAAAAATCCTTAGTGACGTCAGGATGTCAAAGGTAAGTCCCtgcaaagaataaaaaatattcgatAAAGGACAATCCTTTTACAATGCATTACAACAAAAGCTGTTCCTTTTAGTAAATTTTACAAGCaagagttttctttttttttttaaaaaaaaagcactaatctatcatttaaagattttttattattttttttttacttttatttcaaaGGAGATTATCTCTTATTTAGCGCTATGGGTCACTTAACAACAAActctttcttttaaagaatcaaACATAACATTCAAACAGTTTTCCTATTATACTTGAGCATTTTTAATAAACGTTCCTTAAGACAATACACTAGTAGCTTGACAGTAAAGTTTTTTTCTGACCTGGACACTGAAGAGGAAAAGGGCCACACTTAACGCCATATACTTCTGGCTAACATACAGATCTTTCATAGCGTCTTTGCACAGCGTAACTAGGGAGCTCAAAGCGTAGATCGCGACCAAGACTGACGTCACACGCAGTGCACTTAAATAAGGGAAAGGGTTGTTGATGTCCCACTGTTGAAGCAACAAGTGAATTGTAAGAAAACAAAGATTTAATTGCAATAAAACAAAGATCTAATTATAAGAAAACAAAGAGttaattataacaaaaaaagagttaattatCAATTGCCTCTTGCAAAGTAATTATAATGTAAAGAACCATTTGCACTTGCAATGTCAAAATTATATTTCGTGACCAGGGTATCTCTTAGTGTAACTGTGTTATTGAAAAGTGGACATTGCGACTCACTAAGGACTACTTTCTTttctgtaatattttttttggtgtaaaAAATCGTAGATACATTAGTTTTGAAGAGAAAATCTAGATGTCTtttaggcaaaaaaaaaaaaaaacacgctttGCTGCCTAGTAGGTCGGCTCGAGTCAGAGTTGTgcttgctgagcgcctaaatgtaccccccccctcccacgggtccacaaaagtgattggaccagaGCGAC
The DNA window shown above is from Biomphalaria glabrata chromosome 5, xgBioGlab47.1, whole genome shotgun sequence and carries:
- the LOC106064381 gene encoding organic solute transporter alpha-like protein 2, whose protein sequence is MSRNLTNCSEPISKATEFLQAITEWERNLCIICGCLSCLALMLLLDNAVYIWTHYNHPTAMVTSSWLVALSPMLTSIAVVAMLVPKMFVFRDVAMSVCLSVVMYKFLEMLVALGNQFDSIRHEIIYHRRLHFNVRPLCCLFSCLPTAQLTRTNFLVMKMLVLQHPILIVLITVITMVTWLDGTYVIGKWDINNPFPYLSALRVTSVLVAIYALSSLVTLCKDAMKDLYVSQKYMALSVALFLFSVQGLTFDILTSLRIFEFRQCLSGRTMRNFYENSMYCVQMFLVTLYNVFYYRRPLNPQVTSDAQNQNKPPELQNHQLSNSSGPDITGRPLVIALDATTQTLALSGDCSSQTLSISTLTRDDAVNGKQNSKNNVSYNNGILEHF